Proteins encoded by one window of Xanthomonas sp. DAR 80977:
- a CDS encoding Na+:solute symporter, translating into MLINRGLAVTYGLVAILGVVALQAFNSVACYQHGFREFLAALGMFLLVPLLAPVIALATANPLRAVGGCLLFAPWLGLAYYTDCVRPYTGGGASMVYVAVLFWGTPSAILGVLVTGPITRMLGISVAGPGAKAS; encoded by the coding sequence ATGCTGATCAATCGCGGTCTCGCAGTGACTTATGGTCTCGTCGCCATCCTCGGCGTCGTGGCTCTGCAAGCCTTCAATAGCGTTGCCTGCTACCAACACGGCTTCAGGGAATTCCTGGCTGCACTGGGAATGTTCCTGCTCGTTCCCCTGCTGGCGCCAGTCATCGCGCTGGCGACGGCCAATCCGTTGCGGGCCGTCGGTGGCTGCCTGCTGTTCGCGCCATGGCTGGGGCTGGCGTACTACACCGATTGCGTACGCCCCTACACCGGCGGTGGGGCATCCATGGTCTATGTCGCGGTCCTGTTCTGGGGAACACCGAGCGCGATCCTCGGCGTCCTCGTGACCGGTCCCATCACGCGCATGCTCGGAATTTCCGTGGCGGGTCCAGGCGCTAAGGCGAGCTAG
- a CDS encoding cyclic-phosphate processing receiver domain-containing protein, with protein MRIYLDDERSTPPGWTWVDWPDKAIALLQRGGVAKISLDHDLGDDQRGTGYAVVAWIEEAVVTRGFLPPAIRVHSANPAARQRMEAGIAAIQRHVERRTGA; from the coding sequence ATGCGCATCTATCTGGACGACGAAAGATCAACCCCGCCCGGTTGGACATGGGTGGACTGGCCCGACAAGGCGATCGCACTTCTGCAGCGCGGTGGCGTGGCCAAAATCAGCCTCGACCACGATCTCGGCGACGACCAGCGGGGGACGGGGTACGCCGTCGTTGCCTGGATCGAGGAGGCCGTCGTCACGCGTGGCTTCCTGCCGCCGGCCATCCGCGTGCATTCCGCGAACCCGGCCGCGCGCCAGCGGATGGAGGCGGGCATCGCGGCCATCCAGCGGCATGTCGAGCGTCGCACCGGCGCCTGA
- a CDS encoding TonB-dependent receptor, giving the protein MLLHPRLSACRPAARSPRLSGALARNRLAQACAGLLLASIATAAVAQDTAPSLAGTAPQAARNATGDAATSLDTITVTAEHREQNLQEVPVSVGVVQGDAMRNYTAGGDDTLLALSGRVPSFYAETTTGRIFPRFYIRGLGNIDFYLGASQPVSIIQDDVVLEHVVLKSNPVYDLDQVEVLRGPQGSLFGRNTTAGIVKFDSIKPSEDYSGRLSASYGSYGTTSLDGGFGGPINDVLSFRLSALYQHRDDWVDNTYSGPSADGTVTPKKDAMGGYDDRNARLQLLLKPSENFSLLASAHTRDYDGTSTLFLRNAVTKGSNKVDVPRDQVAYDEAHDNPQAYKTHGGSLKAVYDFGGVSLTSISAYETTSGYSRGDTDGGAAANYPVNGVANGYGQSMGQVRDLDQYTQELRLASEGDAALQWQAGAFYFDGKDTTDFYQRAYFLQTAARNPNNWVRLRNSNTSWAGFGQLTYKATDALTLTAGVRQTRDSKETRLLKTADTAAGVVTYRGRRDVRMADTQPSWDFSAMYAIDDNVSVYAKVARGFRGPTIQGRSAVFNSDFTTADSETILSWEAGIKSSLFDNRLRLNVTGFTYTVDDIQLNGNDSNGNGVLFNADKAKAYGLEADLDWRPIPNLSLSAGLSLLHSEIQDKRVYAQVCALNGVVVCTVEDPTIKVGANTFAQIDGNPLPNAPTYNVNLAARYDIPVADGGAFFVATDWNKQGKTNFVLYDSVEFTSKGNFEGGLKLGYSGDYGAWEVAAFARNITNEKNLKGVIENYMAAVYNEPRIVGLSVDVHWH; this is encoded by the coding sequence ATGTTGCTGCATCCCCGTCTCTCCGCGTGCCGCCCGGCCGCGCGTTCGCCGCGCCTGTCCGGCGCGCTGGCCCGCAACCGCCTGGCCCAGGCCTGCGCCGGCCTGCTGCTGGCGTCGATCGCTACCGCGGCGGTCGCGCAGGACACGGCGCCGTCGCTGGCCGGCACCGCGCCGCAGGCCGCGCGCAACGCCACGGGCGATGCGGCGACCTCGCTGGACACCATCACCGTCACCGCCGAGCACCGCGAGCAGAACCTGCAGGAAGTGCCGGTGTCGGTGGGCGTGGTGCAGGGCGATGCGATGCGCAACTACACCGCCGGCGGCGACGACACGCTGCTGGCGCTGTCCGGCCGCGTGCCCAGCTTCTACGCCGAGACCACCACCGGGCGCATCTTCCCGCGCTTCTACATCCGTGGCCTGGGCAACATCGACTTCTACCTCGGCGCTTCGCAGCCGGTGTCGATCATCCAGGACGACGTGGTGCTGGAGCACGTGGTGCTGAAGTCCAACCCGGTCTACGACCTGGACCAGGTGGAAGTGCTGCGCGGCCCGCAGGGCTCGCTGTTCGGCCGCAACACCACCGCCGGCATCGTCAAGTTCGACAGCATCAAGCCCAGCGAGGACTACAGCGGCCGGCTCAGCGCCAGCTATGGCAGCTACGGCACCACCTCGCTCGACGGCGGTTTCGGCGGGCCGATCAACGACGTGCTGTCGTTCCGCCTGTCGGCGCTGTACCAGCACCGCGACGACTGGGTGGACAACACCTACAGCGGCCCCAGCGCCGACGGCACGGTGACGCCGAAGAAGGACGCGATGGGCGGCTACGACGACCGCAACGCGCGCCTGCAGCTGCTGCTCAAGCCGAGCGAGAACTTCTCGCTGCTGGCCTCGGCGCATACCCGCGACTACGACGGCACCTCCACGCTGTTCCTGCGCAATGCCGTCACCAAGGGTTCCAACAAGGTGGACGTGCCGCGCGACCAGGTGGCCTACGACGAGGCGCACGACAACCCGCAGGCGTACAAGACCCACGGCGGCTCGCTCAAGGCGGTGTACGACTTCGGCGGCGTGTCGCTGACCTCGATCAGCGCCTACGAGACCACCTCCGGGTACAGCCGCGGCGACACCGACGGCGGCGCGGCGGCGAACTACCCGGTCAACGGCGTGGCCAACGGCTACGGCCAGTCGATGGGCCAGGTGCGCGACCTGGACCAGTACACGCAGGAGCTGCGCCTGGCCAGCGAAGGCGACGCGGCGCTGCAGTGGCAGGCCGGCGCGTTCTACTTCGACGGCAAGGACACCACCGACTTCTACCAGCGCGCCTACTTCCTGCAGACCGCCGCGCGCAATCCGAACAACTGGGTGCGCCTGCGCAACAGCAACACCTCGTGGGCCGGTTTCGGCCAGCTGACCTACAAGGCCACCGACGCGCTGACCCTGACCGCGGGCGTGCGCCAGACCCGCGACAGCAAGGAAACCAGGCTGCTCAAGACCGCCGACACCGCCGCCGGCGTGGTCACCTACCGCGGCCGCCGCGACGTGCGCATGGCCGACACCCAGCCGAGCTGGGATTTCAGCGCGATGTACGCGATCGACGACAACGTCAGCGTGTATGCGAAGGTGGCCCGCGGCTTCCGCGGCCCGACCATCCAGGGCCGCTCGGCGGTGTTCAACTCCGACTTCACCACCGCCGACTCGGAGACCATCCTGTCCTGGGAAGCGGGCATCAAGAGCAGCCTGTTCGACAACCGGCTGCGCCTGAACGTCACCGGCTTCACCTACACGGTCGACGACATCCAGCTCAACGGCAACGACTCCAACGGCAACGGCGTGCTGTTCAACGCCGACAAGGCCAAGGCCTACGGCCTGGAAGCCGACCTGGACTGGCGCCCGATCCCGAACCTGTCGCTGAGCGCCGGCCTGAGCCTGCTGCACAGCGAGATCCAGGACAAGCGCGTGTACGCGCAGGTGTGCGCGCTGAACGGCGTGGTGGTGTGCACGGTGGAAGACCCGACGATCAAGGTCGGCGCCAACACCTTCGCCCAGATCGACGGCAATCCGCTGCCGAACGCGCCGACCTACAACGTGAACCTGGCCGCGCGCTACGACATCCCGGTCGCCGACGGCGGCGCGTTCTTCGTCGCCACCGACTGGAACAAGCAGGGCAAGACCAACTTCGTGCTGTACGACTCGGTGGAGTTCACCTCCAAGGGCAACTTCGAGGGCGGGCTGAAGCTGGGCTACAGCGGCGACTACGGCGCCTGGGAAGTGGCGGCGTTCGCGCGCAACATCACCAACGAGAAGAACCTCAAGGGCGTGATCGAGAACTACATGGCGGCGGTGTACAACGAGCCGCGCATCGTCGGTCTGTCGGTCGACGTGCACTGGCATTGA
- a CDS encoding TonB-dependent receptor gives MRVHLLPLSVSIAAVLALHAPAPALADEADATDPTTLDRIVVTGEKRARTLQDTTSSVAVTTQARIEQENLQNLYEVLNRTANVAQTYGDTGFTIRGIREIDGGGDAPLATVYLDGAALPQNAISSAPLSLWDLQQVEILRGPQSTLQGENALAGAVILRTAEPTMDWEGKVRVLASDPSDRTLAAAFGGPLVADELAFRASVEQRSFDGYSWNDTRQASDDAQHALTYRGKLLWTPSAIEGLKVQLGYTKAHRNGPYLYVYVPTDEADYFKRRTNHDNTPNRSQTDSDIATLNVDYAIDAAWSLSAVTAWNEVDMDSIWDGDRSAAQVAYARRLATTRTASQEVRLNYDGQAVDGLFGLYWAKHDTQNDVVNRLDVNTPLATITRLLTGAGFPAANAAAISAAYGRALPVIPVLYVSDAPTTSENRALFADGQWHVGGGFSLIGGVRYDRQRYEMASSTTATFVGTYPNAASFASPGTALYQAINAINAGVAGIVDAASGEVPDNQRDFSAFLPKLGARYEWSPDLAASLVVQRGYRSGGSSFNTARSQAFAYDPEYTWNYEASLRSQWLDGRLSVNANAYYIDWKDKQVFAFFGLNDYDYNTVNAGRAHLYGFELEASHRLGEGFDWYASLGYSRTRFDEFKTVADAEITDYSGREFAYAPRWTAAVGGNWRFGAGWVANLNANFRDKVYTDIGSDAPRLASRTLLNAKFGYENLDWSAWVFANNLLDRQYIQYRWADQPIAILGAPRVVGIGFEARW, from the coding sequence GTGCGCGTCCACTTGTTGCCGTTGTCTGTTTCCATTGCCGCCGTCCTGGCCTTGCATGCTCCAGCGCCTGCGCTGGCCGACGAGGCGGACGCGACCGATCCCACCACCCTGGACCGCATCGTCGTCACCGGCGAGAAGCGCGCGCGCACCCTGCAGGACACCACCAGCAGCGTGGCGGTGACCACCCAGGCGCGGATCGAGCAGGAGAACCTGCAGAACCTCTACGAGGTGCTCAACCGCACCGCCAACGTGGCGCAGACCTACGGCGACACCGGCTTCACCATCCGCGGCATCCGCGAGATCGACGGCGGCGGCGATGCGCCGCTGGCCACGGTCTACCTCGACGGCGCGGCGCTGCCGCAGAACGCGATCAGCTCGGCGCCGCTGAGCCTGTGGGACCTGCAGCAGGTGGAGATCCTGCGCGGGCCGCAGTCCACGCTGCAGGGCGAGAACGCGCTGGCCGGCGCGGTGATCCTGCGCACCGCCGAGCCGACCATGGACTGGGAGGGCAAGGTGCGGGTGCTGGCCTCCGATCCGTCCGACCGCACCCTGGCCGCGGCGTTCGGCGGTCCGCTGGTCGCCGACGAACTGGCGTTCCGCGCCTCGGTCGAGCAGCGCAGCTTCGACGGCTACAGCTGGAACGACACGCGCCAGGCCTCCGACGATGCGCAGCACGCGCTGACCTACCGCGGCAAGCTGCTGTGGACGCCGTCGGCGATCGAGGGGCTGAAGGTCCAGCTCGGCTACACCAAGGCGCATCGCAACGGGCCGTACCTGTACGTGTACGTGCCCACCGACGAGGCGGACTACTTCAAGCGCCGCACCAACCACGACAACACCCCGAACCGCAGCCAGACCGACAGCGACATCGCCACCCTCAACGTCGATTACGCGATCGATGCGGCCTGGTCGCTGTCGGCGGTGACGGCGTGGAACGAGGTGGACATGGACAGCATCTGGGACGGCGACCGCAGCGCCGCCCAGGTCGCCTACGCCAGGCGCCTGGCCACCACCCGTACCGCCTCGCAGGAAGTGCGCCTGAACTACGACGGCCAGGCCGTGGACGGCCTGTTCGGGCTGTACTGGGCCAAGCACGACACCCAGAACGACGTGGTCAACCGCCTCGACGTGAATACCCCGCTCGCCACCATCACCCGCCTGCTGACCGGCGCCGGCTTCCCGGCCGCCAACGCCGCGGCGATCTCGGCCGCGTACGGCCGGGCGTTGCCGGTGATCCCGGTGCTGTACGTCAGCGATGCGCCGACCACCTCGGAGAACCGCGCGCTGTTCGCCGACGGGCAATGGCATGTGGGCGGCGGCTTCTCGCTGATCGGCGGCGTGCGCTACGACCGCCAGCGCTACGAGATGGCCTCCAGCACCACCGCGACCTTCGTTGGCACCTATCCGAACGCCGCCAGCTTCGCCAGCCCCGGTACCGCCTTGTACCAGGCGATCAACGCGATCAACGCGGGCGTGGCCGGCATCGTCGATGCGGCCAGCGGCGAGGTGCCGGACAACCAGCGCGACTTCAGCGCGTTCCTGCCCAAGCTCGGCGCGCGCTACGAATGGAGCCCGGACCTGGCCGCGAGCCTGGTGGTGCAGCGCGGCTACCGCTCCGGCGGCTCCAGCTTCAACACCGCGCGCAGCCAGGCCTTCGCCTACGACCCGGAATACACCTGGAACTACGAGGCCTCGCTGCGTTCGCAGTGGCTGGACGGGCGCCTGAGCGTCAACGCCAACGCCTACTACATCGACTGGAAGGACAAGCAGGTGTTCGCCTTCTTCGGCCTCAACGACTACGACTACAACACCGTCAACGCCGGCCGTGCGCACCTGTACGGCTTCGAGCTGGAGGCCAGCCACCGGCTCGGCGAGGGCTTCGACTGGTATGCGTCGCTGGGCTATTCGCGCACCCGCTTCGACGAGTTCAAGACCGTGGCCGATGCCGAGATCACCGACTATTCCGGCCGCGAGTTCGCCTACGCGCCGCGCTGGACCGCGGCCGTCGGCGGCAACTGGCGCTTCGGTGCTGGCTGGGTCGCCAACCTCAACGCCAACTTCCGCGACAAGGTCTACACCGACATCGGCAGCGATGCGCCGCGGCTGGCCTCGCGCACGCTGCTCAACGCCAAGTTCGGCTACGAGAACCTGGACTGGAGCGCGTGGGTGTTCGCCAACAACCTGCTCGACAGGCAGTACATCCAGTACCGCTGGGCGGACCAGCCGATCGCCATCCTCGGCGCGCCGCGCGTGGTCGGCATCGGCTTCGAGGCGCGCTGGTAA
- a CDS encoding PepSY-associated TM helix domain-containing protein, producing the protein MKAATLRQFLSAHSWMGLLAGMALFIAFYAGAITVFTHELNDWPRPAAAAAPATQAPEQAAQALADAVLARHPALAESFSLMLPGEHGAQPRLYAFGPAAQPFGGAVQFQRDADGRLVQLPQRSGFADFLYDLHFTAGLPRTFGTYLFGVVCILYGLALVSGVVLYAPVFLKDLFALRLGRNVKRLWQDAHNAIGMLSLPFHVIFAWSGAVLTLGVLLLAPFQYLVFDGKLMQVLEPDFELTPHVQPAQVKAPPLPVAELLARARAASPGFVPESLSFHDAGDANARVEIYGHQSQRRLNTLAGVAMEAATGKVLRVLAPQSMSPGVASLRGLQALHFANFGGAPLQWLYFLLGLGGAFLFYSGNLLWVEARRKRRQAAQPWRTHALARLTVGVCLGCVAGVSALFVAARLLPPGQERHVYYAVFGLGLAWALLRPTARGAYELLLACAVLTALVPLAALRGAGGWEAPWSSPLLLAVDGCALALAWAYWQMARATHRRGRNGDPNSVWALPAKP; encoded by the coding sequence ATGAAGGCGGCGACCCTGCGCCAGTTCCTCTCGGCCCACAGCTGGATGGGCCTGCTCGCCGGCATGGCCTTGTTCATCGCCTTCTATGCCGGCGCGATCACCGTGTTCACCCACGAGCTCAACGACTGGCCGCGTCCGGCCGCCGCCGCCGCCCCGGCCACGCAGGCCCCGGAACAGGCGGCGCAGGCGCTGGCCGATGCGGTGCTGGCGCGGCATCCGGCCCTGGCCGAATCGTTCTCGCTGATGCTGCCGGGCGAGCACGGTGCGCAGCCGCGGCTGTATGCGTTCGGGCCGGCGGCGCAGCCGTTCGGCGGCGCGGTGCAGTTCCAGCGCGATGCCGATGGGCGACTGGTGCAGCTGCCGCAGCGCAGCGGCTTCGCCGATTTCCTGTACGACCTGCATTTCACCGCCGGGCTGCCGCGCACCTTCGGCACCTACCTGTTCGGCGTGGTCTGCATCCTCTACGGCCTGGCCCTGGTCAGCGGCGTGGTGCTGTACGCGCCGGTGTTCCTGAAGGACCTGTTCGCGCTGCGCCTGGGACGCAACGTCAAGCGCCTGTGGCAGGACGCGCACAACGCGATCGGCATGCTGTCGCTGCCGTTCCACGTGATCTTCGCCTGGTCCGGGGCGGTGTTGACCCTGGGTGTGCTGCTGCTGGCGCCGTTCCAGTACCTGGTGTTCGACGGCAAGCTGATGCAGGTGCTGGAGCCGGATTTCGAACTGACCCCGCACGTACAGCCGGCGCAGGTGAAGGCGCCGCCGTTGCCGGTGGCGGAACTGCTGGCGCGCGCGCGCGCCGCCAGCCCCGGCTTCGTGCCGGAGAGCCTGTCCTTCCACGACGCCGGCGACGCCAACGCGCGGGTGGAGATCTACGGCCACCAGTCGCAGCGCCGGCTCAACACGCTCGCCGGCGTGGCCATGGAAGCGGCCACCGGCAAGGTACTGCGGGTGCTGGCGCCGCAGAGCATGTCGCCGGGCGTGGCCTCGCTGCGCGGGCTGCAGGCGCTGCATTTCGCCAACTTCGGCGGCGCGCCGCTGCAGTGGCTGTACTTCCTGCTCGGCCTGGGCGGCGCGTTCCTGTTCTACAGCGGCAACCTGCTATGGGTGGAGGCGCGGCGCAAGCGGCGCCAGGCGGCGCAGCCATGGCGCACGCATGCGCTGGCGCGGCTCACGGTCGGCGTGTGCCTGGGCTGCGTGGCCGGCGTGTCGGCGCTGTTCGTCGCCGCGCGCCTGTTGCCGCCGGGGCAGGAGCGCCACGTGTACTACGCCGTGTTCGGGCTAGGCCTGGCCTGGGCGCTGCTGCGTCCTACCGCGCGCGGCGCCTACGAACTGCTGCTGGCCTGCGCGGTCCTGACCGCGCTGGTGCCGCTGGCCGCGCTGCGCGGCGCCGGCGGCTGGGAGGCGCCATGGAGCAGCCCGCTGCTGCTGGCGGTGGATGGCTGCGCGCTGGCCTTGGCCTGGGCGTACTGGCAGATGGCGCGCGCGACCCATCGCCGTGGCCGCAACGGCGATCCCAACAGCGTCTGGGCGTTGCCGGCGAAGCCCTGA
- a CDS encoding GGDEF domain-containing protein, which translates to MHQRYEGPPDAPSGEAYARQLRSGFAALRFDPPLELAYRRYTASTMGFAQRVAASLGVLIALLLLAWDALHFGWTGSTGLVGYAVAVRAATLLALLWVAVAIHRAQAHGPGRAALLLLVGGTGLVLSSIGYPPQELRYAAAVMTLVIFAGFFPLGMALWQSVAVALTLCAISAAAAHLLLDGSAQADYLRLQWLLWTAVPIGAAGGYLREHSRREGFLQRRVRDDEALRDALTGLGDRRRFDEHLAVALAETRRLQRGLALILVELDGYAAFVQRYGPREADRAVVDVAEVLQCLLRPMDVTMRIDDGRFALVLYDASGAHLRQVAPALRDMVELLAIAHADMANEQLGVSVGALLAAPDDTAATLMQRAEALLQRARIGGGNQVVLAEDTGW; encoded by the coding sequence ATGCACCAACGCTACGAAGGACCGCCCGACGCTCCGTCCGGCGAGGCCTACGCCAGGCAGTTGCGTAGCGGCTTCGCCGCATTGCGCTTCGATCCGCCGCTGGAGCTGGCGTATCGCCGCTATACCGCATCGACGATGGGTTTCGCGCAGCGCGTGGCCGCCTCGCTGGGCGTGCTGATCGCGTTGTTGCTGCTGGCCTGGGACGCGTTGCATTTCGGCTGGACCGGCAGCACCGGGCTGGTCGGCTACGCGGTGGCGGTGCGCGCGGCCACCTTGCTGGCGCTGCTGTGGGTGGCGGTGGCGATCCATCGCGCGCAGGCGCACGGGCCGGGCCGGGCGGCGCTGCTGTTGCTGGTCGGCGGCACCGGGCTGGTGCTGTCGAGCATCGGCTATCCGCCGCAGGAACTGCGCTATGCCGCCGCGGTGATGACCCTGGTGATTTTCGCCGGCTTCTTCCCGCTGGGCATGGCGCTGTGGCAGAGCGTGGCGGTGGCGCTGACGCTGTGCGCGATCAGCGCCGCGGCCGCGCACCTGCTGCTGGACGGCAGCGCGCAGGCGGACTACCTGCGGCTGCAATGGCTGCTGTGGACGGCGGTGCCGATCGGCGCGGCCGGCGGCTACCTGCGCGAGCATTCGCGCCGCGAAGGCTTCCTGCAGCGCCGGGTCCGCGACGACGAGGCCTTGCGCGATGCGCTCACCGGCCTGGGCGACCGCCGCCGCTTCGACGAACACCTGGCGGTGGCGCTGGCCGAGACGCGGCGCCTGCAGCGCGGGCTGGCGTTGATCCTGGTCGAACTGGATGGGTACGCCGCCTTCGTGCAGCGCTACGGCCCGCGCGAGGCCGACCGCGCGGTGGTGGACGTGGCCGAGGTGCTGCAATGCCTGCTGCGGCCGATGGACGTGACCATGCGCATCGACGACGGCCGCTTCGCGCTGGTGCTGTACGACGCCAGCGGCGCGCACCTGCGCCAGGTGGCGCCGGCGCTGCGCGACATGGTCGAACTGTTGGCGATCGCGCATGCCGACATGGCCAACGAACAGCTCGGTGTCAGCGTCGGCGCGCTGCTTGCCGCGCCTGACGACACCGCTGCCACGCTGATGCAACGCGCCGAAGCGCTGCTGCAGCGCGCGCGCATCGGCGGCGGCAACCAGGTGGTGCTGGCCGAGGATACGGGCTGGTAG